Proteins encoded in a region of the Quercus lobata isolate SW786 chromosome 8, ValleyOak3.0 Primary Assembly, whole genome shotgun sequence genome:
- the LOC115957027 gene encoding uncharacterized protein LOC115957027: MGAHRKPQKSLMELMEGQQGKAAPAQTIPSLVSSLPARSHPTVPRHLPQSSPPPMPINAAEQEKHKEQQSREVADASRSHRSQEEDIQRAAKQQKTRHPATRGQEKPDSPHPDSQAWLPAPMLGGEPLRNDASIRDFNGGIGCHVASAIEEALLLPKDMAEIKNVRKNQLILDNKRHLGMIIQNTFKLDEMLNACSTQLDGERKRRASALKEQAEQKGYELGIAETEKALRAEVPEVCRIFCARTWSEALNRAGVEASSELRRPENVYYPEAIRSSAPQSYQADTPSPAINPSIGEVPSRNSPNKPTTASKSETTSHDFQQELDSTVQSTGGIAN; this comes from the exons atgggggCACATAGAAAACCccagaaaagtttgatggagcTAATGGAAGGTCAACAGGGAAAGGCTGCACCTGCCCAGACAATACCATCCCtggtttcatctcttccagccaggtctcaTCCTACAGTTCCTCGACACCTTCCCCAATCATCTCCGCCACCAATGCCAATCAATGCTGCCGAGCAAGAAAAGCACAAGGAACAGCAAAGTAGGGAGGTGGCAGATGCAAGTAGATCTCACCGCTCTCAAGAGGAGGATATtcaacgagctgcaaagcagcagaaaactaggCACCCCGCTACGCGGGGTCAAGAGAAACCTGATTCCCCACATCCCGACTCACAGGCGTGGCTGCCAGCccctatgctcggtggggagcctCTGCGAAACGATGCCTCCATAAGGGACTTCAAtggcggcattgggtgtcacgtagcctcggccatagaggaggccttgttgctcccaaaggatatggctgagATAAAGAACGTGAGGAAGAAccaactcatccttgacaataaacgacacttgggcatg atcatccaaaatactttcaagctcgatgagatgctcaatgccTGCTCCACCCAACTtgatggtgaaaggaaaagaagggcaTCGGCT ctcaaagaacaagccgagCAAAAGGGCTACGAACttgggatagctgaaactgaaaaagcCCTAAGAGCCGAAGTTCCAGAAGTGTGCCGCATCTTCTGCGCGAGAACCTGGAGTGAGGCTCTTAACCgcgctggggttgaagcctcatctgaactacgCAGGCCAGAGAACGTGTATTATCCCGAAGCGATACGCTCCTCAGCTCCTCAGTCGTACCAGGCTGATACCCCTTCCCCAGCTATTAACCCCTCTATTGGGGAGGTTCCGTCTCGCAATTCTCCCAATAAACCCACTACTGCTTCCAAATCAGAGACAACCTCACACgattttcaacaagaattggactccaccGTCCAATCAACTGGGGGCATTGCCAATTAg
- the LOC115954637 gene encoding UDP-galactose/UDP-glucose transporter 2-like encodes MKNEEQERSLFGISLSTRPKWQQFLICSSGFFFGYLVNGICEEYVYNRLKFSYGWYFTFVQGFVYLFLLYIQGFTPKQMVNPWKTYVKLSAVLMGSHGLTKGSLAYLNYPAQLMFKSTKVLPVMIMGAFIPGLRRKYPPHEYISAVLLVVGLILFTLADAQTSPNFSVIGVIMVSGALIMDSFLGNLQEAIFTMNPETTQTEMLFCSTVVGLPLLIPPMLVTGELFKAWVSCWEHPYVYGVLVFEAMATFIGQVSVLSLIALFGAATTAMITTARKAVTLLLSYLIFTKPLTEQHGTGLLLIAMGITLKLLPENKHTKRSSNSSASAKIAKPASGEEITLVENLGQDEEKRPLV; translated from the exons ATGAAGAACGAGGAACAAGAACGGTCTTTGTTTGGGATTTCGCTCTCAACCAGACCCAAATGGCAACAGTTCCTCATTTGCTCATCTGGTTTCTTCTTTGGCTATCTTGTCAATGGTATCTGCGAG GAGTACGTGTACAATCGGCTCAAATTCAG ctATGGTTGGTATTTTACATTTGTTCAAGGATTTGTCTATCTGTTTCTGCTTTATATCCAAGGCTTCACCCCAAAGCAAATGGTAAACCCATGGAAGACTTATGTGAAACTCTCTGCTGTCCTTATGGGTTCACATGGACTCACCAAAGGGTCTCTGGCTTACCTAAACTACCCAGCACAACTCATGTTCAAATCCACAAAG GTACTCCCGGTGATGATAATGGGTGCATTCATACCGGGTCTGAGGAGGAAATACCCGCCTCATGAATACATATCGGCAGTACttttggttgtgggtttgatcCTCTTCACCTTAGCAGATGCACAAACTTCTCCCAACTTCAGTGTAATTGGTGTTATCATGGTATCTGGAGCTCTAATCATGGATTCCTTTTTGGGTAATTTGCAAGAAGCTATCTTTACCATGAATCCCGAAACCACACAG ACTGAGATGCTGTTTTGCTCAACCGTAGTTGGTTTGCCTCTCTTGATTCCACCAATGCTTGTAACGGGTGAATTATTCAAAGCATGGGTTTCATGTTGGGAG CATCCATACGTTTATGGCGTGTTAGTGTTTGAAGCCATGGCCACGTTTATCGGCCAAGTTTCTGTCCTTTCCCTCATAGCCCTCTTTGGTGCTGCCACCACTGCCATG ATAACAACAGCAAGGAAGGCGGTGACATTATTATTGTCATACTTAATATTTACAAAGCCATTGACTGAACAACATGGGACTGGGCTTCTCCTAATTGCTATGGGAATCACATTGAAGCTCTTGCCTGAAAATAAACACACAAAGAGGTCCTCCAACTCCTCTGCCAGTGCCAAAATTGCAAAGCCTGCCAGCGGTGAAGAGATAACTCTAGTAGAAAATTTAGGACAAGATGAAGAAAAGAGGCCACTAGTCTGA
- the LOC115954813 gene encoding protein CCC1-like produces the protein MAENTGGATSTSRLLRAEDGRGDSESERGGASGRPREPWKGDFVKSIVYAGLDAIVTCFSLISSISASRYSSVDVLVLGFSNLVADGISMGFGDFVSSSTEKDVAAKERAVTAWDVTNHSGNEQEELLRQYQALGMDINDATTVVNIFAKYKDIFVDEKMMAHKGILPPDEADKPWKNGLVTFAAFLVFGSAPLLSFIILIPFTNNDSIKFVGACILSALALALLGMAKAKIAGQNYAFSMAITLFTGAIAAAAAYTLGSVLKNVAGIQD, from the exons ATGGCTGAGAACACTGGCGGAGCCACCAGCACCAGCAGGCTGCTAAGGGCAGAGGATGGAAGAGGAGatagtgagagtgagagaggtgGGGCAAGTGGAAGACCAAGAGAGCCTTGGAAGGGAGATTTTGTGAAGAGCATAGTGTATGCTGGACTTGATGCCATTGTCACTTGCTTCTCTCTCATTTCATCCATTTCCGCTAGCCGTTATTCCTCAG TGGATGTGTTGGTGCTTGGATTTTCGAACCTGGTTGCTGATGGGATATCAATGGGGTTTGGGGATTTTGTATCCAGCAGCACGGAGAAGGATGTGGCTGCAAAGGAAAGGGCAGTGACTGCTTGGGATGTCACAAACCATAGCGGCAATGAGCAAGAGGAATTACTAAGACAGTATCAAGCTCTTGGGATGGATATTAATGATGCCACCACG GTGGTGAACATATTTGCAAAATACAAGGATATCTTTGTGGATGAGAAGATGATGGCTCATAAAGGAATACTACCGCCAGATGAAGCAGACAAGCCATGGAAGAATGGCCTGGTGACGTTTGCTGCCTTCCTTGTGTTTGGGAGTGCCCCTCTCCTCTCATTCATCATCCTTATTCCATTCACAAATAATGACTCCATCAAGTTTGTTGGTGCATGTATCCTTTCTGCATTAGCGCTTGCGCTTCTGGGGATGGCAAAGGCCAAGATTGCAGGCCAGAATTATGCATTCTCTATGGCAATTACTCTCTTCACCGGTGCTATTGCTGCAGCAGCAGCTTACACCCTGGGGTCGGTACTCAAGAATGTGGCTGGAATACAGGATTGA